A single window of Huiozyma naganishii CBS 8797 chromosome 10, complete genome DNA harbors:
- the RNT1 gene encoding ribonuclease III (similar to Saccharomyces cerevisiae RNT1 (YMR239C); ancestral locus Anc_8.779), producing the protein MPGRTGASKVSKKSSSSSGDGISPEPSTQAPVQSTGSAPQYNLSNTTQIEHSVIKFLEMLKRLEELSPTLDTYQELLKDTNKLDIQVIPPLSRYMLKFAAELKTLQLLGKTPNFEEIKNYESQFKPFDPEPIFSEISKSDIKKIKQVSKKCKSNVEDNKDMGTENKRKAGTAGSWPPPLPEIKNPAIRARVFLHKSVIKDKVFLDEQHKIESHNERLEFLGDSVMNFVVTKIIYKRFPSYDDGQLTILRQKLINNNQIREFSELYGLSNMLRSNINLFGKFSDYQTGKKKVEADVFESYIGGLVEDDPENHLETVYRWLDVLMGPTIERVTKRQISLQENDSTNFDAKRELYSLIGYAALGLKYKTVRHATPTDSTVTVQCVVGDGTVLGAGTGKNIKVAGARAAENVLQNKELVEKYANLRAAIPRDQSAVKNTEHPAKRTQDKQQLDDASGKKGKISVDSNGQFIMS; encoded by the coding sequence ATGCCGGGCCGCACTGGTGCTTCGAAAGTATCGAAGAAAAGTTCGTCCTCTTCTGGCGACGGTATCTCGCCCGAACCTTCTACTCAGGCCCCTGTGCAGAGCACTGGAAGTGCACCCCAATACAATCTTTCGAACACGACTCAAATCGAACACTCCGTTatcaagtttttggagaTGTTGAAGCGTCTGGAGGAACTATCACCAACTTTGGACACGTACCAGGAGTTATTGAAAGACACGAACAAGCTCGATATTCAAGTGATCCCACCTCTCTCCAGATACATGCTAAAGTTTGCCGCAGAGTTGAAAACACTGCAACTGTTAGGGAAGACGcccaactttgaagagatcaaaaacTACGAGTCTCAATTCAAACCGTTCGACCCTGAACCAATATTTTCCGAGATTTCCAAATCAGATATCAAGAAGATTAAACAGGTGAGCAAGAAATGCAAGTCTAACGTGGAAGACAATAAAGATATGGGCACCGAAAACAAGAGGAAGGCAGGTACTGCTGGATCTTGGCCTCCACCGTTACCAGAAATTAAGAACCCGGCGATCAGAGCGCGTGTGTTTCTTCACAAGTCCGTTATTAAGGACAAAGTGTTTCTGGACGAACAGCATAAGATAGAGTCGCACAACGAAAGATTGGAGTTTTTAGGAGACTCGGTGATGAACTTCGTCGTCACTAAGATTATTTACAAGAGATTCCCAAGTTACGACGATGGACAACTGACCATTCTACGTCAGaaattgatcaacaacaaccaaatCAGAGAGTTTTCCGAACTTTACGGGCTCAGCAACATGTTGAGGTCGAACATCAATCTTTTCGGCAAGTTCTCTGACTACCAGACggggaaaaagaaagtggaaGCTGACGTATTCGAGTCGTACATCGGTGGACTCGTTGAAGATGACCCTGAAAACCATCTGGAAACAGTATATCGCTGGTTGGATGTTCTGATGGGCCCGACCATCGAGAGAGTCACGAAACGACAGATCAGTTTGCAGGAGAATGACTCGACGAATTTTGACGCAAAGAGAGAGCTGTACTCTCTTATTGGGTACGCCGCTCTCGGGTTGAAGTACAAAACCGTTAGGCACGCTACACCAACAGACTCAACTGTCACTGTGCAGTGTGTTGTTGGAGATGGGACAGTCCTCGGCGCGGGGACGGGTAAAAACATCAAAGTTGCAGGTGCTCGTGCTGCGGAGAACGTGCTTCAGAACAAAGAACTTGTTGAGAAATACGCCAACCTGCGCGCTGCTATCCCAAGAGATCAGTCAGCGGTGAAGAACACTGAACACCCAGCAAAACGCACTCAGGACAAGCAACAATTAGATGATGCATCTGGTAAGAAGGGTAAAATCAGTGTGGATTCGAATGGTCAGTTTATAATGTCGTAG